One genomic segment of Rhizobium gallicum bv. gallicum R602sp includes these proteins:
- a CDS encoding alpha/beta fold hydrolase has protein sequence MFSQTQWLKTPEATLAFHHEAASGGPRGIVLISHGLAEHSKRYARFAKAMAGRGYHVYAHDHRGHGETVADGAPIGQFARRNGVQQVLADMVAMRDYAAGFHPNLPVILFGHSMGGLIALNAAVTLPEKFDAVAVWNSNFAVGLTGRAAQAILLAEKALKGSDVPSGMLPKLTFDTWGKSIPGHRTEFDWLSRDPAEVDKYIADPLCGFDASVSLWLDIFELTFRAPQKRHLDRLKRNLPIHLVGGGKDPATDFGKAMIWLSNHLKRHGFSRITTEIYQDKRHETLNEIGAEAAISAFADWCDEATARP, from the coding sequence ATGTTTTCGCAAACACAATGGCTTAAGACGCCAGAGGCGACGCTCGCCTTTCATCATGAGGCAGCCAGCGGCGGCCCGCGCGGCATCGTGCTGATCTCCCACGGACTTGCTGAACATTCGAAGCGCTACGCACGCTTCGCCAAGGCGATGGCCGGGCGCGGCTATCATGTCTATGCGCACGACCACCGGGGCCACGGCGAGACGGTGGCTGACGGCGCCCCGATCGGCCAGTTCGCCAGGCGCAACGGCGTGCAGCAGGTTCTTGCCGATATGGTGGCCATGCGGGACTATGCGGCAGGGTTCCATCCGAACCTTCCAGTGATCCTCTTCGGCCACTCCATGGGCGGGCTGATCGCGCTCAACGCTGCAGTAACCCTTCCGGAAAAATTCGATGCCGTCGCCGTATGGAATTCGAATTTCGCTGTCGGTCTGACAGGCCGGGCCGCGCAAGCCATCCTGCTTGCCGAGAAGGCCCTGAAAGGTTCCGACGTTCCGAGCGGCATGCTGCCGAAGCTTACCTTCGACACCTGGGGCAAATCCATCCCCGGCCACCGGACGGAATTTGACTGGCTCTCCCGCGATCCGGCCGAAGTCGACAAATATATCGCCGATCCGCTCTGCGGCTTCGATGCTTCCGTTTCGCTGTGGCTCGATATATTCGAACTCACCTTTCGCGCGCCGCAGAAGCGGCATCTCGACAGGCTGAAAAGGAACCTGCCAATCCACCTCGTCGGCGGCGGAAAAGATCCAGCGACCGATTTCGGAAAAGCGATGATATGGCTGTCAAACCATTTGAAACGGCATGGTTTCTCCCGTATCACGACCGAAATATATCAGGATAAACGGCACGAGACGCTGAACGAGATCGGAGCCGAAGCGGCGATTTCGGCCTTTGCCGATTGGTGCGATGAAGCAACCGCAAGACCCTGA
- the ettA gene encoding energy-dependent translational throttle protein EttA has product MARQFIYHMAGLNKAYGNKKVLENIHLSFYPDAKIGILGPNGAGKSTVLRIMAGLDKEYTGEAWLAEGATLGYLAQEPQLDASKTVLENVMEGVASKKAILDRYNELMMNYSDETAEEGAKLQDIIDSQNLWDLENQVEMAMDALRCPPGEASVDNLSGGEKRRVALCRLLLAQPDLLLLDEPTNHLDAETIAWLEKHLREYPGSVLMITHDRYFLDNVTGWILELDRGRGIPYEGNYSAYLQAKAKRMQQEGREEASRQKALSREQEWIASSPKARQAKSKARIRAYDELVAAAADRRPGDSQIVIPVGERLGQVVIEAENLTKGYGDTVLIENLSFKLPPGGIVGVIGPNGAGKTTLFRMITGQEKPDSGEIRIGDTVDLGYVDQSRDALNGNKTVWEEISAGNDIIKLGKHEVNSRAYCGAFNFKGGDQQQKVGTLSGGQRNRVHLAKMLKAGGNVMLLDEPTNDLDTETLAALEDALENFAGCAVIISHDRMFLDRLATHILAFEGDSHVEWFEGNFEDYEQDKMRRLGVDSVNPKRVTYKRLTR; this is encoded by the coding sequence ATGGCACGTCAGTTCATCTATCATATGGCCGGCCTCAACAAGGCCTATGGCAACAAGAAGGTGCTGGAGAACATCCACCTCTCCTTCTACCCGGATGCCAAGATCGGTATCCTCGGCCCGAATGGCGCCGGTAAGTCCACCGTCCTGCGCATCATGGCTGGCCTCGACAAGGAATATACCGGCGAAGCCTGGCTCGCCGAGGGCGCAACGCTCGGCTACCTGGCGCAGGAGCCGCAGCTCGATGCGTCCAAGACGGTGCTCGAAAACGTCATGGAAGGTGTGGCCTCCAAGAAGGCGATCCTCGACCGCTACAACGAGCTGATGATGAACTATTCCGACGAGACGGCGGAAGAGGGTGCGAAGCTCCAGGACATCATTGACAGCCAGAACCTCTGGGACTTGGAAAACCAGGTCGAGATGGCAATGGACGCGCTGCGCTGCCCGCCGGGCGAGGCTTCGGTCGACAATCTTTCGGGCGGCGAAAAGCGCCGCGTGGCGCTCTGCCGCCTGCTGCTTGCCCAGCCGGATCTGCTGCTCCTCGATGAACCGACGAACCACCTCGACGCCGAGACGATCGCCTGGCTCGAAAAGCACCTGCGCGAGTATCCGGGTTCCGTGCTAATGATCACCCACGACCGCTATTTCCTGGACAATGTCACCGGCTGGATCCTCGAACTCGACCGCGGCCGCGGCATTCCCTATGAGGGCAATTATTCGGCTTATCTGCAAGCGAAAGCGAAGCGCATGCAGCAGGAGGGCCGTGAAGAAGCCTCCCGCCAGAAGGCTCTGTCTCGTGAGCAGGAATGGATCGCCTCCAGCCCGAAAGCGCGTCAGGCAAAGTCGAAGGCGCGTATCCGCGCTTATGACGAACTGGTGGCGGCAGCCGCCGACCGCCGTCCCGGCGACTCCCAGATCGTCATCCCGGTTGGTGAGCGTCTCGGCCAGGTCGTCATCGAGGCCGAGAACCTCACCAAGGGATACGGCGATACCGTCCTGATCGAGAACCTGAGCTTCAAGCTGCCGCCGGGCGGCATCGTCGGCGTCATCGGCCCGAACGGTGCCGGCAAGACGACGCTCTTTCGCATGATCACCGGCCAGGAAAAGCCCGACAGCGGCGAAATCCGCATTGGCGATACCGTCGATCTCGGCTATGTCGACCAGAGTCGTGATGCGCTCAACGGCAACAAGACCGTTTGGGAAGAGATCTCCGCCGGCAACGACATCATCAAGCTCGGCAAGCACGAAGTGAATTCGCGCGCCTATTGCGGCGCCTTCAACTTCAAGGGCGGCGACCAGCAGCAGAAGGTCGGCACGCTTTCCGGCGGCCAGCGCAACCGCGTCCATCTTGCCAAGATGCTGAAGGCCGGCGGCAACGTCATGCTCCTCGACGAACCGACCAACGATCTCGATACGGAAACGCTGGCCGCGCTCGAGGACGCGCTCGAAAACTTCGCTGGCTGCGCCGTTATCATCAGCCACGACCGCATGTTCCTCGATCGGCTTGCAACGCATATCCTCGCCTTCGAAGGCGATAGCCATGTCGAATGGTTCGAAGGCAACTTCGAAGATTACGAGCAGGACAAGATGCGCCGCCTCGGCGTGGATTCGGTCAATCCGAAGCGGGTGACCTACAAGCGCCTGACGCGCTGA
- a CDS encoding ribonuclease T2 family protein, translating into MSRAFLRWRTFVLSMVLAGFAVAQEGEGGTRFILAASWQPAFCQTNQRKPECSSQTKERFDATNFSLHGLWPLRQNYCGVSKDLQAVDKDGDWQKLPKVKLTAENASALAKAMPGTQSGLERHEWTKHGTCTKMSADDYFGVAIRLMDDLNGSAVRDLFAANVGRTVKADQVKTAFDKSFGAGAGERVKMSCRRAGSVRVISELTIGLSEDAGSAAGAGAGLAKLMQDAGRTSFGCDEGVVDAAGF; encoded by the coding sequence ATGAGCAGGGCGTTTCTGCGCTGGAGGACGTTTGTTCTTTCAATGGTTTTGGCCGGCTTTGCGGTTGCCCAGGAAGGAGAAGGGGGAACGCGCTTCATCCTTGCTGCAAGTTGGCAGCCGGCATTCTGCCAGACAAACCAAAGGAAGCCGGAATGCAGCAGCCAGACCAAGGAGCGCTTCGACGCGACGAATTTCTCGCTGCACGGCCTGTGGCCGCTGCGGCAGAACTATTGTGGCGTATCGAAGGACTTGCAGGCAGTCGACAAAGACGGCGATTGGCAAAAGCTGCCCAAGGTCAAGCTGACGGCTGAGAATGCGTCAGCCCTTGCAAAGGCCATGCCCGGAACGCAATCGGGCCTCGAACGTCATGAATGGACGAAGCACGGCACCTGCACGAAGATGAGCGCGGATGATTATTTCGGCGTGGCGATCCGCCTGATGGATGACCTCAATGGCTCGGCGGTGCGCGATCTCTTTGCCGCGAATGTCGGCAGGACCGTCAAGGCGGATCAGGTCAAGACGGCTTTCGACAAGAGCTTCGGGGCGGGCGCTGGCGAGCGTGTGAAGATGAGCTGCCGGCGCGCGGGCAGCGTCCGCGTGATCAGCGAGCTGACGATCGGGCTGTCGGAGGATGCGGGCTCGGCCGCCGGCGCCGGAGCGGGACTTGCAAAACTCATGCAAGACGCCGGCCGCACCTCCTTCGGCTGCGACGAAGGTGTTGTCGACGCGGCGGGGTTCTGA
- a CDS encoding ArsR/SmtB family transcription factor: MAEAIRLGLDALVDVLKAAGEPTRLRLLALLAAGDLTVTDLTEILGQSQPRISRHLKLLGEADLIDRYQEGAWAYFRLRQDGKAAALVRVLLTHASQNDPVILRDGERLLAVKRQRAERAQAYFSRNAAEWDELRRLHAADEEVDAAVIKLLGNQPVNSLLDLGTGTGRMLELLSRLYRRAIGVDASRDMLSVARANLDRAGITKASVRHADILNLPFEGQDFDLVTIHQVLHFFDQPEIAITEAARMLAPGGRLMVIDLAPHGLEYLRDEHAHVRLGFSHQSMTDWLRKAGLDVEQTVDLHPGQPGEKGLTVTIWLARDPRRLISSEGAETVLAGEV; encoded by the coding sequence ATGGCTGAAGCTATTAGGCTTGGATTGGATGCGCTGGTGGACGTCTTGAAGGCGGCCGGTGAGCCGACGCGCCTGCGGCTTCTCGCGCTCCTTGCCGCCGGCGATTTGACGGTGACCGATCTTACGGAAATTCTCGGACAGTCGCAGCCTCGCATTTCGCGGCATCTGAAGCTGCTCGGTGAGGCCGACCTCATCGATCGTTATCAGGAGGGTGCCTGGGCCTATTTCCGGCTGAGGCAGGACGGCAAGGCGGCGGCGCTGGTGCGCGTGCTGCTAACACACGCGTCCCAGAACGACCCTGTGATCCTGCGCGATGGCGAGCGGCTTTTAGCCGTGAAGCGTCAGCGGGCAGAGCGGGCGCAGGCCTATTTCAGCCGCAACGCCGCCGAATGGGACGAGCTTCGGCGCCTCCATGCCGCCGACGAAGAGGTGGATGCCGCGGTCATCAAGCTGCTCGGTAATCAGCCGGTCAATTCGCTGCTCGATCTCGGCACGGGGACCGGCCGCATGCTGGAGCTGCTTTCCAGGCTCTATCGCAGGGCGATCGGCGTCGATGCCAGCCGTGACATGCTGAGCGTCGCCCGCGCCAATCTCGACAGGGCGGGCATCACCAAGGCTTCGGTGCGGCATGCCGACATCCTGAACCTGCCGTTCGAGGGACAGGACTTCGATCTCGTCACCATTCATCAGGTTTTGCACTTTTTCGATCAGCCCGAAATCGCGATCACCGAGGCGGCGCGGATGCTGGCACCCGGTGGACGTCTCATGGTCATCGACCTTGCGCCGCATGGGCTCGAATATCTTCGCGACGAGCACGCGCATGTCCGCCTTGGTTTCTCGCATCAGTCAATGACCGACTGGCTGCGCAAGGCGGGGCTCGATGTGGAGCAGACCGTCGATCTTCATCCGGGTCAGCCGGGCGAGAAGGGGCTTACGGTCACGATCTGGCTTGCGCGCGATCCGAGGCGCCTCATTTCATCCGAAGGCGCCGAAACAGTATTGGCCGGGGAGGTATGA
- a CDS encoding RidA family protein, which yields MSIKRIDVGARMSGAVIHGNTVYLAGQVGEGESVTDQCNSALAEVDRLLAAAGSSKSKILQTLIYLSDISYFAEMNAAWEAWVDPKNTPARATSEAKLAAPKYKVEFIVIAAVD from the coding sequence ATGAGCATCAAGCGTATCGACGTCGGCGCCCGCATGAGCGGCGCGGTCATCCACGGCAACACCGTCTATCTCGCCGGCCAGGTCGGCGAAGGCGAGAGTGTGACCGATCAGTGCAATTCGGCGCTTGCCGAAGTCGATCGCCTGCTTGCCGCTGCAGGTTCCAGCAAGTCGAAGATTCTGCAGACTCTGATCTATCTCTCCGACATTTCCTACTTTGCGGAAATGAATGCTGCCTGGGAAGCCTGGGTCGACCCGAAGAACACGCCGGCACGCGCCACCAGCGAGGCCAAGCTCGCCGCACCGAAGTACAAGGTCGAGTTCATCGTCATCGCCGCAGTCGACTAA
- a CDS encoding lytic murein transglycosylase, translated as MHRSLASRSALALLFAITAATTALAQQQAMAPAASPPPAATPQAPPVACAGDLAEFLAGVKADAIAAGASAEAADKALAGAQIDPKVLSRDRAQGVFKQTFLEFSQRTVSQARLDIGRQKLKQFADVFARAEQDYGVAPGVITAFWAMETDFGAVQGDFNTRNALVTLAHDCRRPELFRPQLIALIEMVQHGDLDPATNTGAWAGEIGQVQMLPRDIVAYGMDGDGDGHVRLKESSPDAILTAAKFIQHLGFERGQPWLQEVTLPDNLPWEKSGLGGTMTAGEWFALGVQPRDGNTSFGNLEGDLVLPQGRHGPAFIAYPNFKIYLEWNKSFIYTTSAAYFATRFGGAQPYLKGTPEQGLANDQMKQLQTKLQSKGHDVGQIDGILGSGTRVAIQKEQQRLGMPADGWATPGLLSAL; from the coding sequence ATGCACCGCTCGCTCGCAAGCCGCTCTGCACTTGCTCTTTTGTTTGCAATCACCGCGGCAACCACGGCATTGGCTCAGCAGCAGGCAATGGCTCCGGCGGCCTCCCCTCCACCGGCCGCAACGCCTCAGGCTCCTCCCGTGGCTTGCGCCGGCGACCTTGCCGAATTTCTGGCTGGCGTGAAGGCCGATGCGATCGCCGCCGGCGCCTCCGCCGAAGCTGCCGACAAGGCGCTCGCCGGCGCGCAGATCGATCCCAAGGTTCTGAGCCGCGACCGCGCGCAAGGCGTCTTCAAGCAGACCTTCCTTGAGTTTTCGCAGCGCACCGTCAGCCAGGCCCGTCTCGATATTGGCCGCCAGAAGCTGAAACAGTTCGCAGACGTCTTCGCCAGAGCCGAGCAGGACTATGGCGTCGCCCCGGGCGTCATCACCGCCTTCTGGGCTATGGAAACGGACTTCGGCGCGGTTCAGGGCGATTTCAATACGCGCAACGCGCTCGTCACGCTGGCGCATGACTGCCGCCGTCCCGAACTCTTCCGCCCGCAATTGATCGCGCTCATCGAAATGGTTCAGCACGGCGACCTTGACCCGGCGACCAATACCGGCGCATGGGCGGGTGAGATCGGCCAGGTACAGATGCTTCCGCGCGACATCGTCGCCTACGGCATGGACGGCGACGGCGATGGCCATGTCAGGCTGAAGGAGAGCAGCCCGGACGCCATCCTGACGGCTGCGAAGTTCATCCAGCATCTCGGCTTTGAACGCGGCCAGCCCTGGCTGCAGGAAGTCACCCTGCCCGACAACCTTCCCTGGGAAAAATCGGGCCTCGGCGGCACCATGACGGCGGGCGAATGGTTTGCACTCGGTGTTCAACCGCGTGACGGCAACACCAGCTTCGGCAATCTGGAGGGTGACCTCGTTCTCCCGCAGGGCCGTCACGGACCGGCCTTCATCGCCTACCCGAACTTCAAGATCTATCTCGAGTGGAACAAGTCGTTCATCTACACGACCTCGGCCGCCTATTTCGCCACCCGCTTTGGCGGTGCGCAGCCCTATCTCAAGGGGACGCCGGAACAGGGCCTTGCGAATGACCAGATGAAGCAGTTGCAGACCAAACTGCAGTCGAAGGGCCACGATGTCGGTCAGATCGACGGCATTTTGGGTTCCGGCACCCGTGTCGCGATCCAGAAGGAGCAGCAGCGTCTCGGAATGCCCGCTGATGGCTGGGCCACGCCCGGCCTGCTGAGCGCGCTCTGA
- the metF gene encoding methylenetetrahydrofolate reductase [NAD(P)H], with the protein MALNTGDRRDIGISFEFFPPKSEEMEGQLWKTVAELQDWDPDFVSVTYGAGGTTKAPTLTAVTRFLNETPLATASHLTCVGATKEETHQVIDHFRKAGVKHFVALRGDAPGGAGVPYQPHPGGYANAAELVAGLREIGDFEISVSAYPEKHPESRDVAADIDMLKRKADSGADRALTQFFFDNDNFERYLEKVRAAGVKIPIVPGIMPIQNLTQLKRFASACGTVIPAFLDERFAGLDDKVEERAKVSVDVAVEQIEDLVRRGLDEFHLYTMNRSPLVSAVLTNLGLRREGAKRAAGAAA; encoded by the coding sequence ATGGCATTGAACACCGGAGACCGCCGCGATATCGGCATTTCCTTCGAATTTTTCCCGCCGAAGTCGGAGGAGATGGAAGGTCAGCTCTGGAAGACCGTTGCCGAGCTGCAGGACTGGGATCCGGATTTCGTCTCGGTGACCTATGGCGCTGGCGGTACCACGAAGGCACCGACGCTGACGGCCGTGACGCGGTTCCTCAACGAAACGCCGCTTGCGACGGCGTCGCATCTCACCTGCGTGGGCGCCACGAAGGAAGAAACGCATCAGGTGATCGACCATTTCCGCAAGGCCGGCGTGAAGCACTTCGTGGCGTTGCGCGGCGATGCGCCGGGCGGGGCAGGGGTGCCCTACCAGCCTCATCCGGGCGGCTACGCAAATGCGGCCGAACTCGTGGCCGGCCTTCGCGAGATCGGCGATTTCGAGATTTCGGTGTCCGCCTATCCGGAAAAACATCCGGAGAGCCGGGACGTGGCGGCCGATATCGACATGCTGAAGCGAAAGGCCGACAGCGGCGCGGACCGCGCGTTGACGCAATTCTTCTTCGACAACGACAATTTCGAGCGCTACCTGGAGAAGGTGCGGGCCGCAGGCGTCAAAATCCCGATCGTTCCCGGCATCATGCCGATCCAGAACCTGACGCAGCTGAAGCGATTTGCCAGCGCATGCGGCACAGTGATACCGGCCTTTCTCGACGAGCGCTTTGCCGGTCTCGACGACAAGGTGGAGGAGCGGGCGAAGGTTTCCGTCGATGTCGCCGTCGAGCAGATCGAGGATCTCGTCCGCCGCGGGCTGGACGAGTTTCATCTCTATACGATGAACCGCTCGCCGTTGGTTTCAGCCGTGCTCACCAATCTCGGCCTCAGGCGCGAGGGCGCAAAGAGGGCAGCGGGCGCCGCTGCCTGA
- a CDS encoding CaiB/BaiF CoA transferase family protein, with product MTDSRKKPPLAGIRVIELARVLAGPWAGQMLADLGADVIKVENPDGGDDTRQWGPPFVEGGDGENLSAAYYHCANRNKRSVTADLKTEEGQSLVRRLAATADVLIENFKLGGLVKYGLDYESLRKVNPKLVYCSITGFGQSGPYASLAGYDYIVQGMSGFMSITGEPDRQPMKAGVAIADIFTGIYAVAAIEAALIHALKTGEGQLVDMALLDVQSAVLANQNMNYLVSGRAPARLGNAHPNISPYEVVPSADGYLILAVGNDNQFRRLCTILGLDGIAGDERFSTNKARVANRDEVRRMISTETLKWQKADLLKACEENAVPAGAINTIEEMFADPQIKARGLRIDLPDGAGNVIPGVRTPVVLSKTPLRYERPGPRLGEHQEEVLAELEALERAEREGKSAL from the coding sequence ATGACGGACAGTCGTAAGAAACCGCCGCTAGCCGGCATCAGGGTGATCGAGCTCGCCCGCGTCCTGGCGGGCCCCTGGGCCGGGCAGATGTTGGCCGATCTCGGCGCAGACGTCATCAAGGTCGAAAATCCGGACGGCGGCGACGATACGCGCCAATGGGGGCCCCCTTTCGTCGAGGGCGGCGACGGCGAAAACCTTTCTGCTGCCTATTATCACTGCGCCAATCGCAACAAGCGCTCTGTCACGGCCGATTTGAAGACCGAGGAAGGCCAGTCGCTGGTGCGACGGCTCGCGGCAACGGCCGATGTCCTGATCGAGAATTTCAAGCTCGGCGGCCTCGTCAAGTACGGCCTCGACTACGAGAGCTTGCGCAAGGTCAATCCGAAGCTCGTCTACTGCTCCATCACCGGCTTCGGCCAGTCTGGCCCCTATGCCAGCCTGGCGGGCTATGACTATATCGTCCAGGGCATGTCCGGCTTCATGTCGATCACCGGCGAGCCGGATCGCCAGCCGATGAAAGCAGGTGTCGCCATCGCCGATATCTTCACCGGCATCTATGCCGTGGCGGCGATCGAGGCAGCTCTCATCCATGCGCTGAAAACCGGTGAAGGACAGCTTGTCGATATGGCGCTGCTCGACGTGCAATCCGCCGTGCTCGCCAATCAAAACATGAACTACCTGGTCTCCGGCCGTGCGCCGGCGCGGCTTGGTAATGCCCATCCGAATATCTCTCCTTATGAGGTCGTGCCGAGCGCGGACGGTTACCTGATCCTTGCCGTCGGCAATGACAACCAGTTCCGGCGTCTCTGCACGATCCTCGGCCTCGATGGCATCGCCGGCGACGAGCGTTTTTCGACCAACAAGGCCCGCGTCGCCAACCGCGACGAGGTGCGCCGAATGATCTCGACCGAAACATTGAAATGGCAGAAAGCCGACTTGCTGAAAGCCTGCGAAGAAAATGCCGTGCCAGCCGGCGCGATCAACACGATCGAGGAGATGTTCGCCGATCCGCAGATAAAGGCGCGCGGACTGCGCATCGATCTGCCGGATGGGGCAGGAAACGTGATCCCCGGCGTGAGGACGCCGGTCGTGCTCTCTAAAACGCCCCTGCGCTACGAGAGGCCAGGCCCTCGGCTGGGCGAGCATCAGGAAGAGGTCCTGGCTGAGCTCGAGGCATTGGAGCGCGCCGAACGGGAGGGGAAATCCGCACTATGA
- a CDS encoding thiamine pyrophosphate-binding protein: protein MKKTGGELIVEALKANGVKRLSCVPGESFLAVLDALYDTDIEVIVCRQEGGAAMMADCWGRLTGEPGICMVTRGPGATNATAGLHIARQDSIPMILFIGQVQRDAREREAFQEVEFRRALTEYAKWVGEIDDATRIPEFVTRAFAIATSGRPGPVVLSLPEDMLRDEVDAPRAMPYARVSAHPGRRQVDDFYMRLLKAERPMVILGGTRWDADAVADFRVFAERFRLPVGCSFRRQMLFDHLSPGYAGDVGIGINPVLAKEIKESDLLILLGARMSEMPSSGYTLVDVPYPAQSLVHIYPDPSELGRIYRPDLAICASPQDFVAALCDLQAPAEPRWAERTQHMHQAYLAWSKPPQTGPGAVHMGPIMEWIEHNTKADTIFTNGAGNYATWLHRFHRFRQFNTQAAPTSGSMGYGLPAAVAAKRLFPEREVICFAGDGCFLMHGQEFATAVRYDLSIISLVINNGIYGTIRMHQERDYPGRVSGTDLTNPDFAALARAYGGHGETVEKTEDFAPAFERARASGKPSIIEVKLDPEAITPTRTLTEIAQTKSR, encoded by the coding sequence ATGAAGAAGACCGGCGGCGAGCTGATAGTCGAAGCGCTGAAGGCAAACGGGGTCAAGCGACTTTCCTGCGTGCCCGGGGAAAGCTTCCTCGCCGTGCTGGACGCGCTTTATGACACCGATATCGAAGTGATCGTCTGCCGGCAGGAAGGCGGTGCCGCGATGATGGCCGATTGCTGGGGCCGGCTCACCGGCGAACCTGGCATCTGCATGGTTACCCGCGGGCCTGGCGCCACCAACGCCACGGCGGGCCTGCATATCGCCAGGCAGGATTCGATCCCGATGATCCTCTTCATCGGTCAGGTCCAGCGCGATGCCCGCGAGCGCGAGGCCTTCCAGGAGGTCGAGTTCCGCCGCGCGCTGACCGAATATGCAAAATGGGTCGGCGAAATCGACGATGCGACGCGCATTCCCGAATTCGTGACCCGCGCCTTTGCCATTGCCACCTCCGGCAGACCCGGGCCTGTCGTGCTGTCACTGCCCGAGGACATGTTGCGCGACGAAGTGGACGCGCCACGCGCGATGCCTTATGCCCGCGTTTCCGCTCATCCCGGGCGCCGTCAGGTCGACGATTTCTACATGCGGCTGCTGAAGGCCGAACGGCCGATGGTCATACTCGGCGGCACACGCTGGGATGCAGATGCGGTTGCCGATTTCCGCGTCTTTGCCGAACGCTTCAGGCTGCCGGTCGGCTGTTCCTTCCGCCGCCAAATGCTCTTCGATCACCTTAGCCCGGGCTATGCCGGTGATGTCGGCATCGGCATCAATCCGGTGCTGGCCAAGGAGATCAAGGAGAGCGATTTGCTCATCCTGCTCGGCGCCCGGATGTCGGAAATGCCGTCGTCAGGCTATACGCTGGTCGACGTCCCCTACCCGGCGCAATCGCTCGTCCACATCTATCCCGACCCGTCCGAACTTGGCCGCATCTACCGTCCGGACCTTGCGATCTGCGCATCGCCGCAGGATTTCGTCGCCGCCCTTTGCGATCTCCAAGCGCCTGCCGAACCGCGCTGGGCGGAACGGACGCAGCATATGCACCAAGCCTATCTTGCCTGGTCGAAGCCGCCGCAAACAGGCCCCGGCGCCGTTCACATGGGACCGATCATGGAATGGATCGAGCACAACACGAAGGCCGACACGATCTTCACCAATGGTGCCGGCAACTATGCCACCTGGCTGCACCGCTTCCATCGCTTCCGGCAGTTCAATACACAAGCGGCCCCCACATCCGGCTCGATGGGTTACGGCCTGCCGGCTGCCGTGGCCGCCAAGCGGCTTTTTCCGGAGCGCGAAGTCATTTGCTTTGCCGGCGACGGCTGCTTCCTGATGCACGGGCAGGAATTCGCCACCGCCGTCCGCTACGACCTTTCAATTATTTCCCTCGTCATCAACAACGGCATCTACGGCACGATCCGCATGCATCAGGAACGTGACTATCCCGGCCGTGTCAGCGGTACGGATCTCACCAATCCAGATTTCGCAGCCCTTGCCCGCGCCTATGGCGGCCATGGTGAAACAGTGGAGAAAACCGAAGACTTCGCGCCTGCTTTTGAGCGGGCCCGCGCCAGCGGCAAGCCTTCGATCATCGAGGTGAAGCTCGATCCCGAGGCGATCACGCCGACACGCACGCTTACCGAAATCGCGCAAACAAAAAGCCGGTGA
- a CDS encoding DMT family transporter, with the protein MNSAITKNRSSEISMGLMLMFISVLVSPLIDIFSKLAITTVPSAEITAARFAIQALCMLPIVIWRKKLTDSSWRQSLFHAIRGAIITISMISFVSTLKYMAVADAIAIFFVEPIILTILSSLFLGETIGWRRYTACGVGFLGAILVIQPSFQEVGYVALLPVVSAVCIAISAMMNRALAQREDPWVMQFHMGLWGLLFCGVLLFFARGSGSDVFEPVMPTMIGLVWLLGVGVTAAIASILGVYAYRSAPASTLAPLQYFEIVSATIFAWLVFGDFPDAIKWLGILIIIASGLYIIWRERRFASKPVSDTSEATRAP; encoded by the coding sequence ATGAATAGCGCAATAACGAAGAATAGATCCTCCGAAATCAGCATGGGCCTGATGCTCATGTTTATTTCGGTGCTCGTATCGCCTCTGATCGATATCTTCTCCAAGCTTGCCATCACGACGGTTCCGTCTGCGGAGATTACCGCTGCACGCTTTGCCATACAGGCTCTCTGCATGCTTCCGATCGTTATCTGGCGCAAGAAACTGACAGATTCGTCATGGAGGCAGAGCCTCTTCCACGCGATCCGCGGTGCCATCATCACCATTTCGATGATCTCGTTCGTCAGCACGCTGAAATACATGGCGGTTGCAGATGCGATCGCGATCTTCTTCGTCGAACCCATCATCCTCACCATCCTGAGCAGCCTATTTCTCGGCGAAACGATCGGCTGGCGGCGCTACACAGCCTGCGGCGTCGGTTTCCTCGGCGCGATACTGGTCATTCAGCCGAGCTTCCAGGAAGTCGGCTACGTTGCGCTGCTGCCGGTCGTCAGCGCAGTCTGCATCGCCATCTCTGCAATGATGAACAGGGCCCTGGCGCAGCGCGAGGACCCGTGGGTGATGCAGTTTCACATGGGCTTGTGGGGTCTGCTCTTTTGCGGTGTCCTGCTTTTCTTCGCCCGTGGAAGCGGCTCGGATGTGTTCGAACCGGTAATGCCAACCATGATAGGTCTCGTCTGGCTCCTCGGCGTCGGCGTAACGGCCGCGATCGCCAGCATCCTCGGCGTCTATGCCTATCGCTCCGCACCCGCCTCCACCTTGGCGCCGCTGCAATATTTCGAGATCGTCTCAGCCACGATCTTTGCATGGCTGGTCTTTGGTGATTTTCCCGACGCCATCAAATGGCTGGGCATTCTCATCATCATCGCATCCGGACTTTACATCATCTGGCGCGAGCGCCGCTTTGCATCCAAACCCGTATCCGATACATCTGAGGCAACGCGGGCACCATGA